Proteins encoded within one genomic window of Cellulomonas xiejunii:
- a CDS encoding ABC transporter ATP-binding protein, with product MSTAGVRVRGVEKSFGDVHVLRGVDLEVAPGSVVALLGSNGAGKTTLVRILSTLLRPDAGTATVAGFDVVADAAQVRAAISLTGQSAAVDDVLTGRENLTLVARLRHLDAPGAVADALLARFGLTDAGGRRAGTYSGGMRRRLDIAMSLIGDPPVILLDEPTTGLDPQARLEVWATIAELAAGGTAVLLTTQHLDEAEHLADRIAILHEGVVVQDGTLAELRRLLPPATVEYVEKQPSLEDVFLALVGARPVATAATGDPTPATPAPEDPS from the coding sequence GTGAGCACCGCGGGCGTCCGGGTGCGAGGCGTCGAGAAGTCCTTCGGCGACGTCCACGTGCTGCGCGGCGTCGACCTGGAGGTCGCGCCCGGCAGCGTCGTCGCGCTGCTCGGGTCCAACGGCGCGGGCAAGACGACGCTCGTGCGCATCCTGTCGACGCTGCTGCGGCCCGACGCCGGCACGGCGACCGTCGCCGGGTTCGACGTCGTCGCCGACGCCGCGCAGGTGCGCGCCGCGATCAGCCTGACCGGCCAGTCCGCGGCCGTCGACGACGTCCTCACGGGCCGCGAGAACCTCACGCTCGTCGCGCGGCTGCGCCACCTGGACGCCCCCGGTGCCGTCGCCGACGCGCTCCTCGCGCGGTTCGGGCTCACCGACGCGGGCGGCCGACGGGCCGGCACGTACTCCGGCGGCATGCGCCGGCGCCTCGACATCGCGATGAGCCTCATCGGCGACCCGCCGGTGATCCTCCTCGACGAGCCGACCACAGGCCTCGACCCCCAGGCACGCCTGGAGGTGTGGGCCACGATCGCGGAGCTCGCCGCCGGCGGCACGGCCGTCCTGCTGACGACCCAGCACCTGGACGAGGCCGAGCACCTCGCCGACCGCATCGCGATCCTGCACGAGGGCGTCGTCGTCCAGGACGGCACCCTCGCCGAGCTCCGCCGGCTCCTGCCGCCCGCCACCGTCGAGTACGTCGAGAAGCAGCCGTCCCTGGAGGACGTGTTCCTCGCGCTCGTCGGCGCCCGGCCCGTCGCCACCGCAGCGACGGGCGACCCGACGCCCGCCACCCCGGCCCCGGAGGACCCGTCATGA
- a CDS encoding DUF1048 domain-containing protein yields MAARWIEALTGPWEQKKQYRRDVARLHGLPEPYRTAATGMHRYLMATSGLTDGDALVQMVGDLVDLWDGAAADERPVRAIVGDDPVEFAESFAEAYSGERWIDKARARLVRSMDEAERRELP; encoded by the coding sequence ATGGCCGCCAGGTGGATCGAGGCCCTCACCGGGCCGTGGGAGCAGAAGAAGCAGTACCGGCGGGACGTCGCCCGCCTGCACGGCCTGCCCGAGCCGTACCGCACGGCCGCGACGGGCATGCACCGCTACCTCATGGCCACGTCGGGCCTCACCGACGGGGACGCCCTGGTGCAGATGGTCGGCGACCTCGTGGACCTGTGGGACGGCGCCGCGGCCGACGAGCGGCCCGTGCGGGCGATCGTCGGGGACGACCCCGTGGAGTTCGCCGAGAGCTTCGCGGAGGCCTACTCCGGCGAGCGCTGGATCGACAAGGCCCGCGCGCGCCTCGTGCGGAGCATGGACGAGGCCGAGCGTCGGGAGCTGCCGTGA
- a CDS encoding PadR family transcriptional regulator, with the protein MASQMTEMLKGTLEGIVLTILEARPAYGYEITTHLRDQGFTDIAEGTVYALLVRIEQRGFVEVEKVPSEKGPPRKVYSLNPEGRAQLAEFWRTWTFLAGRIDRLRTARTEHTDTEG; encoded by the coding sequence GTGGCCAGCCAGATGACCGAGATGCTCAAGGGCACGCTCGAGGGCATCGTCCTGACGATCCTCGAGGCGCGACCCGCCTACGGGTACGAGATCACCACGCACCTGCGGGACCAGGGCTTCACCGACATCGCCGAGGGCACCGTCTACGCGCTGCTCGTCCGCATCGAGCAGCGCGGGTTCGTCGAGGTCGAGAAGGTCCCGTCCGAGAAGGGGCCGCCGCGCAAGGTCTACTCCCTCAACCCCGAGGGACGCGCACAGCTCGCCGAGTTCTGGCGGACGTGGACCTTCCTCGCCGGGCGCATCGACCGGCTCCGCACCGCACGTACCGAGCACACGGACACGGAGGGCTGA
- a CDS encoding GNAT family N-acetyltransferase: MDVHVAGARPQDVPKAARVLADALRDDAVTRAMLPGDDDRVARLSRVYAAVARMTLASGGVVDLARAGAAGPVVGVAVWEPPDLALGRWAQVREVPTLVGAVGLRHLPAAVRALRAFAAQRPRYPHWFLAYVGAAPAARGQGVGSTLLAHRLAVVEGTGMPVYLEATTDASRRLYERFGFRTTGTIELGGATATTMVRPAGGS; this comes from the coding sequence GTGGACGTCCACGTGGCGGGTGCACGCCCGCAGGACGTGCCGAAGGCCGCTCGCGTCCTCGCGGACGCGTTGCGCGACGACGCCGTGACGCGCGCGATGCTGCCGGGCGACGACGACCGGGTTGCGCGTCTGAGCCGCGTCTACGCCGCCGTGGCCCGCATGACGCTGGCGAGCGGGGGTGTCGTCGACCTCGCGCGCGCCGGCGCCGCGGGACCGGTGGTCGGGGTCGCCGTCTGGGAGCCGCCGGACCTCGCGCTGGGCAGGTGGGCGCAGGTCCGCGAGGTGCCGACGCTCGTCGGGGCCGTCGGCCTGCGGCACCTCCCGGCCGCCGTGCGCGCCCTGCGCGCCTTCGCCGCCCAGCGTCCGCGGTACCCGCACTGGTTCCTCGCCTACGTCGGTGCCGCACCCGCCGCGCGCGGGCAGGGGGTCGGTTCGACGCTGCTCGCGCACCGCCTCGCGGTCGTCGAGGGCACCGGGATGCCCGTGTACCTCGAGGCCACCACCGACGCCAGCCGCCGGCTGTACGAGCGGTTCGGGTTCCGCACGACCGGGACGATCGAGCTCGGCGGCGCCACCGCGACGACGATGGTGCGACCCGCCGGCGGGAGCTGA
- a CDS encoding dihydrofolate reductase family protein produces the protein MTATYTFDVFASLDGYGSYGPPGDWGGYWGKQGPQLLQRRHELYSGDQRMVFGATTLREFVAMRAGSTEDSEVRDTWVEVMRRLPATVVSSTLTHPVDWPDVTIAHGDAVDVVTRLKAESDVPLRSHGSLSLNWALLAAGLVDRVQVTIFPVITGRTGTTPVFGGAGDFDLELLDSRVLDGRTQELTYRPTLH, from the coding sequence ATGACCGCGACCTACACCTTCGACGTCTTCGCCAGCCTCGACGGGTACGGCTCCTACGGCCCGCCCGGCGACTGGGGCGGCTACTGGGGCAAGCAGGGACCTCAGCTGCTGCAGCGGAGGCACGAGCTGTACAGCGGTGACCAGCGCATGGTGTTCGGCGCCACGACCCTGCGGGAGTTCGTCGCGATGCGGGCCGGGAGCACCGAGGACTCCGAGGTGCGTGACACGTGGGTCGAGGTGATGCGTCGGCTGCCGGCGACCGTCGTGTCGTCGACGCTCACCCACCCGGTCGACTGGCCCGACGTGACGATCGCGCACGGCGACGCCGTCGACGTGGTCACCCGCCTGAAGGCGGAGTCCGACGTGCCGCTGCGCTCGCACGGCAGCCTGTCCCTCAACTGGGCGCTGCTGGCGGCGGGCCTGGTCGATCGCGTGCAGGTGACGATCTTCCCGGTGATCACCGGTCGCACGGGCACGACGCCGGTGTTCGGCGGTGCGGGCGACTTCGACCTGGAGCTCCTGGACAGCCGTGTGCTCGACGGCCGCACGCAGGAGCTCACCTACCGGCCCACCCTGCACTGA
- a CDS encoding aminoglycoside phosphotransferase family protein — MHDDEVAITTEQVRALVADQHPRWRDLPVQALPHRGTDHALFRLGEDLAVRLPRISGARGAVDRERAATERLATLVGVEAPVPVASGEPGHGFPWRWSVVRWVAGTTATQPTPALAGDLARVVRRLRAVDLPGPVNDRRAHPLADLTRLVAADADAVRDEVPVGLVMRAWEESCAADPWDGVGVWLHGDLAPGNVVVRDGRLVGLIDWGGTGLGDPAGDLSPAWNFLDAPSREVFRRALGEDDATWLRGRGWALRQALLQLPYYRTRYVPLAEHARGTIRAVLQDAGLTA; from the coding sequence GTGCACGACGACGAGGTGGCCATCACCACCGAGCAGGTGCGCGCCCTTGTCGCGGACCAGCACCCGCGCTGGCGCGACCTGCCGGTCCAGGCGCTGCCGCACCGCGGCACCGATCACGCGCTGTTCCGCCTCGGCGAGGACCTGGCCGTGCGGTTGCCGCGGATCTCCGGCGCGCGTGGCGCCGTCGACCGGGAGCGTGCCGCGACGGAGCGGCTGGCCACGCTGGTCGGCGTCGAGGCGCCGGTGCCGGTGGCGTCCGGGGAGCCGGGACACGGGTTCCCGTGGCGGTGGTCGGTCGTCCGGTGGGTCGCCGGCACCACGGCGACGCAGCCGACGCCTGCGCTCGCCGGCGACCTCGCGCGTGTCGTGCGCCGTCTGCGGGCCGTGGACCTGCCGGGCCCGGTCAACGATCGACGCGCCCACCCGCTGGCCGACCTCACCCGCCTCGTCGCCGCCGACGCGGACGCCGTCCGCGACGAGGTGCCCGTCGGCCTCGTCATGCGCGCATGGGAGGAGTCGTGCGCCGCCGACCCGTGGGACGGGGTCGGGGTGTGGCTGCACGGGGACCTCGCACCCGGCAACGTCGTGGTGCGCGACGGCCGGCTCGTCGGCCTGATCGACTGGGGCGGGACCGGCCTCGGCGACCCGGCGGGGGACCTGAGCCCGGCGTGGAACTTCCTCGACGCGCCGTCGCGGGAGGTGTTCCGTCGAGCGCTCGGTGAGGACGACGCGACGTGGCTGCGCGGACGGGGCTGGGCCCTGCGCCAGGCGCTCCTTCAGCTGCCCTACTACCGGACCCGGTACGTGCCGCTGGCGGAGCACGCGCGGGGCACGATCCGCGCGGTGCTGCAGGACGCCGGGCTCACGGCCTGA
- a CDS encoding VOC family protein — protein MLRGLATVNVYAADHAAATRWYAELLGIEPYFQRPGYNEFRIGDYEHELGIIDRRYAPEGEPDVPGGAVVNWHVDDLPGAVDRLLGLGATLREPITQRGEGFVTASVVDPFGNVLGVMTNPHYLEILERDRS, from the coding sequence ATGCTCCGAGGACTCGCCACCGTGAACGTCTACGCCGCCGACCACGCCGCCGCGACCCGCTGGTACGCCGAGCTGCTCGGCATCGAGCCGTACTTCCAGCGGCCTGGGTACAACGAGTTCCGCATCGGTGACTACGAGCACGAGCTCGGGATCATCGACCGCCGGTACGCGCCCGAGGGGGAGCCCGACGTCCCCGGAGGTGCGGTCGTCAACTGGCACGTCGACGACCTGCCGGGCGCGGTCGATCGGCTGCTGGGGCTCGGCGCGACCCTGCGCGAGCCGATCACCCAGCGGGGGGAGGGGTTCGTGACGGCGTCGGTCGTCGACCCGTTCGGCAACGTGCTGGGCGTCATGACCAACCCGCACTACCTGGAGATCCTCGAGCGTGACAGGAGCTGA
- a CDS encoding alpha/beta fold hydrolase yields MTDTATHRTLDVPGATIAYDVRGPLPTTDGQPPLVLIGQPMDATGFGTLASHFGDRTVVTYDPRGLGRSTRDDGQTVHDPRVQADDLHALVGALGAGPVDLFGSSGGAVTALAWVAAFPQDVRTLVAHEPPLIGVLDDADEARAAFARVDAAYQAHGWGAGMAAFIALTSWQGPFPAGFLTELPDPAQFGLPAQDDGSRDDPLLSGASGPVTAYAPDVAALRAASTRVVPAAGIESEGIITWRTTHALADLLGTQVAVFPSNHGGFLGDEYGMPGQPEAFAARLREVLAAG; encoded by the coding sequence ATGACCGACACCGCGACCCACCGCACGCTGGACGTGCCCGGCGCGACCATCGCGTACGACGTGCGCGGCCCGCTGCCGACGACGGACGGGCAGCCGCCGCTCGTGCTCATCGGCCAGCCCATGGACGCGACGGGCTTCGGGACCCTCGCGTCGCACTTCGGTGACCGCACGGTGGTCACGTACGACCCGCGCGGGCTGGGCCGCAGCACGCGCGACGACGGTCAGACGGTGCACGACCCGCGCGTGCAGGCCGACGACCTGCACGCGCTCGTCGGCGCGCTCGGCGCCGGGCCGGTCGACCTGTTCGGCAGCAGCGGTGGTGCGGTCACGGCCCTCGCGTGGGTCGCGGCGTTCCCGCAGGACGTCCGGACGCTCGTCGCGCACGAGCCGCCGCTGATCGGCGTGCTGGACGACGCCGACGAGGCACGTGCCGCGTTCGCCCGGGTCGACGCGGCCTACCAGGCGCACGGGTGGGGCGCCGGGATGGCCGCGTTCATCGCGCTGACCTCGTGGCAGGGACCGTTCCCCGCGGGCTTCCTCACCGAGCTGCCCGACCCGGCGCAGTTCGGTCTGCCGGCGCAGGACGACGGGTCGCGCGACGACCCGCTGCTGTCGGGCGCCTCGGGCCCCGTCACCGCGTACGCCCCGGACGTCGCGGCGCTGCGCGCGGCCTCGACGCGCGTCGTCCCCGCCGCCGGGATCGAGAGCGAGGGCATCATCACGTGGCGCACGACCCACGCGCTGGCCGACCTGCTGGGCACCCAGGTCGCGGTGTTCCCGAGCAACCACGGCGGGTTCCTCGGCGACGAGTACGGCATGCCGGGCCAGCCGGAGGCGTTCGCGGCGCGGCTGCGGGAGGTCCTCGCGGCGGGCTGA
- a CDS encoding GNAT family N-acetyltransferase has product MTPVSVRAVTVEDAERAGTVHFTCWVETYAALASPTFWERVSAERSIATWRRLLTEGLDARLAEVDGEVVGVAVATDGGERAGYPPVRARELGNLYVLRAHHGTGAGQALLDAVLPPGTPAQLWAARDNPRALRFYERNGFVPDGAADDGSAFGGIASVRLVR; this is encoded by the coding sequence GTGACGCCCGTGTCGGTGCGCGCCGTCACCGTCGAGGACGCCGAGCGCGCGGGGACCGTCCACTTCACCTGCTGGGTGGAGACGTACGCGGCGCTCGCGAGCCCGACGTTCTGGGAGCGCGTCTCGGCCGAGCGCAGCATCGCCACGTGGCGGCGGCTGCTCACCGAGGGGCTCGACGCGAGGCTCGCCGAGGTCGACGGCGAGGTCGTCGGTGTCGCCGTCGCGACGGACGGCGGCGAGCGGGCCGGGTATCCGCCGGTCCGCGCCCGCGAGCTCGGCAACCTGTACGTGCTGCGGGCCCACCACGGGACGGGCGCCGGGCAGGCGCTGCTCGACGCGGTGCTGCCGCCCGGCACGCCGGCGCAGCTGTGGGCGGCGCGCGACAACCCCCGCGCCCTGCGCTTCTACGAGCGCAACGGGTTCGTGCCCGACGGCGCCGCCGACGACGGCTCGGCGTTCGGCGGGATCGCGTCGGTGCGGCTGGTGCGCTGA
- a CDS encoding S66 family peptidase produces MPSLVAPPKLVPGDRVAVVSPSFAAPGFAPAVHEQAMRRLVEATGLVPVEYPTTRQLGASPQDRARDLDAAFADPTIRAVLATIGGDDQILVVPHLDADAVRADPKPFLGYSDNTNLLSWLWQQGVAGFYGGSTQVHLGPGPAVDDVHLASLRAALLTGETLTLTEPGESEDLGHDWLDPRALTEHGEREPTETWTWAGPARSVTGRTWGGCLEVLDWLALADRFPPTTALEGAILLLETSEELPSAPTVQRWVRSLGERGLLAAVAGVCVARPPVTGFEVRLDAEQRASRRAAQRDAVVEQVTRYNPGAVVCVGVPFGHTRPQWIVPYGGLMTLDGTTRTVTASYA; encoded by the coding sequence ATGCCGTCCCTCGTCGCCCCGCCCAAGCTCGTCCCCGGTGACCGTGTCGCCGTGGTCTCGCCCTCGTTCGCCGCGCCCGGGTTCGCCCCGGCCGTGCACGAGCAGGCCATGCGGCGCCTGGTCGAGGCGACCGGCCTCGTGCCCGTCGAGTACCCGACGACCCGGCAGCTCGGTGCGTCACCGCAGGACCGTGCGCGGGACCTCGACGCCGCGTTCGCCGACCCGACGATCCGAGCCGTGCTCGCCACCATCGGCGGGGACGACCAGATCCTGGTGGTGCCCCACCTCGACGCCGACGCCGTCCGCGCGGACCCCAAGCCGTTCCTCGGCTACAGCGACAACACGAACCTGCTGAGCTGGCTGTGGCAGCAGGGCGTCGCCGGCTTCTACGGCGGCTCGACCCAGGTGCACCTCGGCCCCGGGCCGGCGGTCGACGACGTCCACCTCGCGTCGCTGCGGGCAGCGCTGCTCACCGGCGAGACGCTGACGCTCACCGAGCCGGGCGAGTCCGAGGACCTCGGCCACGACTGGCTCGACCCGCGCGCCCTGACCGAGCACGGTGAGCGTGAGCCCACCGAGACGTGGACGTGGGCCGGCCCGGCGCGGTCCGTGACCGGACGCACGTGGGGCGGGTGCCTCGAGGTGCTCGACTGGCTCGCCCTGGCCGACCGGTTCCCCCCGACCACCGCGCTGGAGGGCGCGATCCTGCTGCTCGAGACCAGCGAGGAGCTGCCGTCGGCGCCGACGGTGCAGCGCTGGGTGCGGTCGCTCGGCGAGCGCGGCCTGCTCGCGGCGGTCGCGGGCGTGTGCGTCGCGCGGCCGCCGGTGACCGGCTTCGAGGTGCGGCTCGACGCCGAGCAGCGGGCGAGCCGACGCGCGGCGCAGCGCGACGCCGTCGTGGAGCAGGTCACGCGGTACAACCCGGGTGCGGTCGTGTGCGTCGGTGTGCCGTTCGGCCACACCCGGCCGCAGTGGATCGTCCCGTACGGCGGGCTGATGACGCTCGACGGGACCACCCGCACCGTGACGGCGTCGTACGCGTGA
- a CDS encoding alpha/beta hydrolase encodes MSPSEAAAAPVPYRPLPVDLSGVRYAHGPDSEPHPDVPAGTTVELDWSSSTVYPGTSRTVWIHVPACYDPARPAALMVFNDGWWYLDPAGEVRGGVVLDNLTHRGEIPCTIGVFVDPGVVVGGAQPKNRNVEYDAFDDRYATFLLDEIVPLVTARYSVTDDPELWGVCGGSSGGDAAFTAAWMRPDRFRRVVGFLSSFAQMPGGNPYPDLVPRTARKPLRVFLQAAHRDLNWDAPTRNWFAENLRTTAALAEAGYDVRLVVGDGGHSVNHGGVLLPDALRWVLRSGAGAQRVVAGS; translated from the coding sequence GTGAGCCCGTCCGAGGCTGCCGCCGCGCCGGTGCCGTACCGCCCGCTGCCCGTCGACCTGTCCGGCGTCCGCTACGCGCACGGCCCGGACTCCGAGCCGCACCCCGACGTGCCGGCGGGCACCACGGTGGAGCTGGACTGGTCGTCCAGCACCGTCTACCCGGGGACGTCCCGCACCGTGTGGATCCACGTCCCCGCCTGCTACGACCCCGCGCGTCCGGCGGCGCTCATGGTGTTCAACGACGGCTGGTGGTACCTCGACCCCGCGGGCGAGGTCCGCGGCGGTGTCGTGCTCGACAACCTCACCCACCGCGGCGAGATCCCGTGCACGATCGGCGTCTTCGTCGACCCGGGCGTCGTGGTGGGCGGCGCGCAGCCGAAGAACCGCAACGTCGAGTACGACGCGTTCGACGACCGGTACGCCACGTTCCTGCTCGACGAGATCGTCCCGCTGGTCACCGCGCGGTACTCCGTCACGGACGACCCCGAGCTGTGGGGCGTCTGCGGCGGCAGCAGCGGGGGCGACGCCGCCTTCACCGCGGCGTGGATGCGTCCCGACCGGTTCCGCCGGGTCGTGGGCTTCCTGTCGAGCTTCGCGCAGATGCCCGGCGGCAACCCGTACCCCGACCTGGTCCCGCGCACGGCCAGGAAGCCGCTGCGGGTCTTCCTGCAGGCCGCGCACCGCGACCTGAACTGGGACGCGCCGACCCGCAACTGGTTCGCCGAGAACCTGCGGACCACGGCCGCGCTGGCCGAGGCGGGGTACGACGTCCGTCTCGTCGTCGGGGACGGCGGGCACAGCGTCAACCACGGCGGGGTCCTGCTGCCCGACGCGCTGCGGTGGGTGCTGCGCAGCGGGGCCGGGGCTCAGCGCGTGGTCGCCGGGTCGTAG
- a CDS encoding DUF1905 domain-containing protein, which yields MELRFGGEVVWWRGPAPYHFVALPDPEAARLRVVASRVTYGWGCIPATVTLGGTTFTTSIFPRDGGFMVPLKVAARRAEGVELGDDVRLLVVVGDPDDVPQDVPDDRAATAARPPGTVHHDPADDDDYYDPATTR from the coding sequence GTGGAGTTGCGGTTCGGTGGTGAGGTGGTCTGGTGGCGCGGCCCGGCGCCGTACCACTTCGTCGCGCTCCCCGACCCCGAGGCGGCACGCCTGCGCGTCGTCGCGTCACGCGTGACCTACGGCTGGGGCTGCATCCCCGCGACGGTGACGCTCGGTGGGACCACGTTCACGACGTCGATCTTCCCCAGGGACGGCGGCTTCATGGTCCCGCTCAAGGTGGCGGCACGCCGCGCGGAGGGGGTCGAGCTCGGCGACGACGTCCGGCTCCTCGTCGTCGTGGGTGACCCGGACGACGTGCCGCAGGACGTCCCGGACGACCGGGCCGCGACGGCCGCACGGCCGCCCGGGACCGTGCACCACGACCCCGCGGACGACGACGACTACTACGACCCGGCGACCACGCGCTGA
- the bsh gene encoding choloylglycine hydrolase produces MCTGIRFTDGNGNLYLARNLDWTSGYGERVVVTPTGYSTRSPFGAVPSIRHAVIGMGIVEDDTPLYFDAGNDAGLAVAGLNFPGYASYAAGPVDGKTNVAAFEFPLWVASQFSSVDEVEAALADVAIVDKPINDKYPSSLLHWIIGDAQRAIVVEYTADGMHVFDDDVDVLANQPGFMWHHENLRNYLNTSPDFPEVYELGRARLTPFGSGSHMRGIPGDYYSPSRFVRAAYVNEHYPTKTSEEENVSRAFHTLQQVAMVDGCAAMGSGEFEKTIYTGLFSSRTTTYYWNTYDDPAVHSVALADHSPGGTWLVVV; encoded by the coding sequence ATGTGCACAGGCATCAGGTTCACGGACGGTAACGGCAACCTCTACCTCGCACGGAACCTCGACTGGACCAGCGGGTACGGGGAACGGGTGGTGGTCACCCCCACGGGGTACAGCACGCGGTCACCGTTCGGGGCGGTGCCGAGCATCCGGCACGCGGTCATCGGCATGGGCATCGTCGAGGACGACACGCCGCTGTACTTCGACGCCGGCAACGACGCCGGGCTGGCCGTCGCAGGGCTGAACTTCCCCGGGTACGCGTCGTACGCCGCGGGGCCGGTGGACGGCAAGACCAACGTCGCCGCGTTCGAGTTCCCCCTGTGGGTGGCCTCGCAGTTCTCGAGCGTCGACGAGGTCGAGGCGGCGCTCGCGGACGTGGCGATCGTCGACAAGCCGATCAACGACAAGTACCCCAGCTCGCTGCTGCACTGGATCATCGGCGACGCGCAGCGCGCCATCGTGGTGGAGTACACGGCCGACGGCATGCACGTCTTCGACGACGACGTCGACGTGCTCGCCAACCAGCCGGGGTTCATGTGGCACCACGAGAACCTGCGCAACTACCTCAACACCTCGCCGGACTTCCCCGAGGTGTACGAGCTCGGCAGGGCGCGCCTCACCCCCTTCGGGTCCGGCTCGCACATGCGCGGGATCCCCGGCGACTACTACTCGCCGTCCCGGTTCGTCCGTGCGGCCTACGTCAACGAGCACTACCCGACCAAGACGAGCGAGGAGGAGAACGTCAGCCGCGCGTTCCACACGCTGCAGCAGGTCGCGATGGTGGACGGTTGCGCCGCCATGGGCTCGGGGGAGTTCGAGAAGACCATCTACACCGGGCTCTTCTCCTCCAGGACGACGACCTACTACTGGAACACCTACGACGACCCGGCCGTCCACAGCGTCGCGCTGGCGGACCACTCGCCCGGCGGGACGTGGCTCGTCGTCGTCTGA
- a CDS encoding CPBP family intramembrane glutamic endopeptidase gives MLDLVRRFPLLSFVVLAIAGSWIAWIPLVLGPYGLGTWDIQVPGGDGGWQLFVMLPGAFLGPIGAAFFVTAVTEGRSGVRAWVKRVTKWKVNWRWYVGILVGTPAAVLLSALVITGGDVQAPPMAALVAYLPYLVMQVLTTGLAEEPGWRDFALPRAQRRFGALPAAVGIGVLWGVWHLPLFATGWGHSDSFHVSRALGFILFCVLFNVVMTWVFNRTGQSLPMAMLLHVSINTFASVLIGDMFPAIGENFDMIQRTLLLMAGVGTIVTLLATRGKLGYQPEPAAEPTTRTVETAPPLEPARLP, from the coding sequence GTGCTGGACCTCGTCCGGCGCTTCCCGCTCCTGTCGTTCGTCGTGCTGGCGATCGCCGGCAGCTGGATCGCGTGGATCCCGCTCGTCCTCGGGCCCTACGGGCTCGGCACCTGGGACATCCAGGTTCCCGGAGGGGACGGCGGCTGGCAGCTGTTCGTGATGCTGCCCGGTGCGTTCCTCGGACCGATCGGCGCCGCGTTCTTCGTCACCGCCGTCACCGAGGGTCGTTCCGGTGTGCGCGCCTGGGTGAAGCGGGTGACCAAGTGGAAGGTCAACTGGCGCTGGTACGTCGGCATCCTCGTCGGCACCCCCGCAGCCGTGCTGCTGTCGGCGCTGGTCATCACGGGTGGTGACGTGCAGGCACCGCCGATGGCGGCCCTCGTCGCGTACCTGCCCTACCTCGTCATGCAGGTCCTGACGACCGGGCTCGCCGAGGAGCCGGGCTGGCGCGACTTCGCGCTCCCCCGGGCGCAGCGCCGCTTCGGGGCGCTGCCTGCGGCCGTGGGCATCGGCGTCCTGTGGGGCGTCTGGCACCTGCCGCTCTTCGCGACCGGGTGGGGTCACTCGGACAGCTTCCACGTGTCCCGCGCCCTGGGCTTCATCCTCTTCTGCGTCCTGTTCAACGTCGTCATGACCTGGGTGTTCAACCGCACCGGGCAGAGCCTGCCGATGGCGATGCTCCTGCACGTCAGCATCAACACCTTCGCCAGCGTCCTCATCGGCGACATGTTCCCGGCCATCGGGGAGAACTTCGACATGATCCAGCGCACGCTGCTGCTGATGGCGGGCGTGGGAACGATCGTCACGCTGTTGGCCACCCGGGGAAAGCTGGGCTACCAGCCGGAGCCGGCCGCGGAGCCGACCACCCGCACCGTCGAGACCGCCCCGCCTCTCGAGCCGGCGCGTCTGCCCTGA